The following proteins are co-located in the Pyrobaculum calidifontis JCM 11548 genome:
- a CDS encoding winged helix-turn-helix domain-containing protein: MELKEAILQLLREKGELTTSDIVAILGQPRHRVLKILNKLYFEGTVEPVKKNRKYYWRLASGYVAVAPLHFSIEPVLYIEGVVEPIYRRVDDRVDTFIFTRVRDKEYWMCDCSTGYYIISDQPIDGCSCKLRHAFGERKLAMIYLPKELRFRYWRSYRYAEGDVEFVILVPEDQDSPELVKKFESYSKEVKTS; encoded by the coding sequence ATGGAGTTAAAAGAGGCTATTCTGCAACTGTTGCGCGAGAAGGGTGAATTGACCACATCTGACATTGTAGCAATCCTCGGCCAGCCGAGACACCGCGTTCTAAAGATATTGAACAAGCTGTACTTCGAGGGGACAGTAGAGCCCGTCAAGAAAAATAGGAAGTACTACTGGCGCCTTGCCTCAGGCTATGTGGCAGTTGCGCCGTTGCACTTCTCCATAGAGCCTGTGTTATACATAGAAGGAGTAGTAGAGCCCATATATAGAAGAGTAGATGACAGAGTTGACACATTCATATTCACAAGGGTAAGAGATAAGGAGTACTGGATGTGTGACTGCTCCACTGGGTACTACATAATTTCTGACCAGCCAATAGATGGGTGCAGCTGCAAGCTTAGACACGCATTCGGCGAGAGGAAACTGGCAATGATATACCTACCCAAGGAGCTGAGATTCAGATACTGGAGATCGTACAGATACGCCGAGGGAGACGTGGAGTTCGTAATACTGGTGCCCGAGGACCAAGACTCGCCCGAGCTCGTGAAAAAGTTTGAGAGCTACTCAAAGGAGGTTAAAACCAGTTAG
- a CDS encoding helix-turn-helix domain-containing protein, producing MKLLEATLNIVKARGEPLFLDVSRPYAYTLVAEINRERMLIRIAQNAEDVSGSSIKDLKLLSSYTNVTSLCITSTVRGEVLRRGVVYTRDNITFISLSTFTDLVDGKPPIFRLNHGSITAAVDGKKLRQRREEAGISLGALAKELGVSRETVYRYEREEIEAPAKIAQKLIDMFGEDVIKKISIDKVHVSAEELASRSLGKDTYKLVDSHPDALRVQDRVLFISTSADKFQKTVELANALGVEVEKSG from the coding sequence TTGAAGTTGCTAGAGGCTACGTTAAATATTGTGAAAGCCCGTGGAGAGCCGCTATTCCTAGACGTATCTAGGCCATATGCTTATACTTTGGTCGCCGAAATAAACCGGGAGAGGATGCTAATAAGAATTGCGCAAAATGCGGAAGACGTCTCAGGGAGTTCTATAAAAGACCTCAAACTTCTCTCCTCTTACACCAATGTCACAAGTCTATGTATTACGTCAACTGTAAGGGGGGAGGTTCTGAGGCGCGGCGTAGTATACACAAGAGATAACATAACATTTATCTCACTATCAACATTCACAGACCTTGTAGACGGCAAGCCACCGATATTTAGGCTCAACCACGGGTCTATAACTGCGGCAGTGGACGGAAAGAAGTTGCGCCAAAGACGTGAAGAGGCGGGCATAAGCCTTGGCGCACTTGCCAAAGAACTTGGCGTATCTAGAGAGACCGTATATAGGTACGAAAGAGAGGAAATAGAGGCCCCCGCTAAAATAGCGCAGAAGTTGATTGACATGTTTGGGGAAGACGTGATAAAGAAGATAAGTATTGATAAAGTGCATGTGAGCGCTGAGGAGCTTGCGAGCAGAAGCTTGGGCAAAGACACGTACAAACTCGTGGACTCGCACCCAGATGCGCTTAGGGTTCAAGACAGGGTCCTCTTCATATCGACTTCGGCAGATAAATTCCAGAAGACCGTAGAATTAGCCAACGCCCTAGGCGTAGAAGTTGAGAAAAGTGGATGA
- a CDS encoding Sjogren's syndrome/scleroderma autoantigen 1 family protein, which translates to MEKERDVVKRIAQLVRAGATLTSYTCPVCGTVLVKLKTGELYCANCERTVVLVKSDEEAQQAVEVVQLREVRRIVFDKILQLGRELEKLSASEMVDHLRSMSILLDIYEKLSKIQSSKV; encoded by the coding sequence GTGGAAAAGGAGAGAGATGTGGTGAAGAGAATCGCCCAGCTAGTTAGGGCAGGCGCCACTCTTACCTCGTATACATGTCCAGTTTGTGGCACAGTTTTAGTAAAACTGAAGACCGGAGAGCTATATTGCGCAAACTGCGAACGCACGGTGGTGTTAGTAAAAAGCGACGAGGAGGCTCAGCAAGCGGTTGAAGTGGTGCAACTACGTGAAGTTAGGAGAATCGTGTTTGACAAAATTCTGCAACTAGGCCGCGAGTTGGAGAAGCTAAGCGCATCGGAGATGGTGGACCACCTAAGGTCTATGTCTATTCTTCTCGACATTTACGAAAAGTTGTCTAAGATACAGTCCTCCAAGGTTTAG
- a CDS encoding RNA-binding protein, which produces MKRMRLSNREVRELREIYPHMGPVLDEAEVVEVVPLSGDSSLYLIDGEPLFLKTSVKDVGEVVAPTLFFVHKSSKAKLLPQYPRAIVDAGAVKPIVNGADIMRPGIRELVGEFNRGDVVLVSDEKGRVIAVAVALFSKSEIVQMQKGKVLLNIHHLGDKLWQISLELAKKS; this is translated from the coding sequence GTGAAACGTATGAGGTTAAGCAACAGAGAGGTGAGGGAGCTGAGGGAAATTTACCCGCATATGGGGCCCGTGCTAGATGAGGCCGAGGTCGTCGAGGTAGTCCCCCTCTCTGGCGACAGCTCGCTATATCTCATCGACGGCGAGCCTCTATTTTTGAAAACGTCGGTTAAAGACGTGGGTGAAGTGGTCGCGCCGACGCTCTTCTTTGTTCATAAATCGAGTAAGGCCAAGCTGCTTCCTCAGTACCCAAGGGCTATTGTAGACGCGGGGGCGGTCAAGCCTATAGTAAATGGCGCAGATATTATGAGGCCGGGAATAAGGGAGCTTGTAGGCGAGTTTAACAGAGGGGATGTGGTGCTTGTATCAGATGAAAAGGGGCGGGTAATCGCAGTCGCAGTGGCCTTGTTTTCAAAGTCAGAAATAGTCCAAATGCAAAAGGGGAAGGTTTTGTTGAACATACACCACCTTGGTGATAAGCTGTGGCAAATTTCCCTAGAGTTGGCTAAGAAATCCTAA
- a CDS encoding tRNA (guanine(26)-N(2))-dimethyltransferase → MDDYVIRREGKAVFYAPNPKKYDIYSAPVFYNPAMEKNRTLSVLLLKVAGAQMGGGLTVCEPLSGTGIRGIRYVIESGVVGKLILNDLSKEAVHVIQKNLSINGVEADVYNEDANVLLHKLRGQCDVVDVDPFGSPAPFLSAAFRALKNEGIVCATATDTAVLVGRYPRKCLRRYGSVIRKSPFYLEMGLRNLVGYVARIAASEDFAIRPLLSYWEGHYFRTCVYAVKSAKDADDMLQRDVGYVEYRRYRKVTRRQSEYTSGPVWIGELGDPSIAFFMAREGQYSDFLKLLEEEYSVSLPWFYKLPEFAVDGKSPTLEEAMAALRRAGVYAARTHMASDGFKAEATYGEVERVLRRVT, encoded by the coding sequence GTGGATGACTACGTAATAAGGCGAGAGGGCAAGGCGGTATTCTACGCCCCAAACCCCAAGAAGTACGACATATATTCAGCGCCGGTGTTTTACAACCCGGCCATGGAGAAGAATAGGACACTGTCTGTTCTCTTGCTGAAGGTCGCTGGCGCTCAGATGGGGGGTGGCTTGACCGTATGTGAGCCTCTCAGCGGCACTGGCATTCGTGGAATAAGATATGTAATAGAAAGCGGAGTTGTTGGAAAACTAATTTTAAACGATTTGTCAAAAGAAGCTGTACATGTAATTCAAAAGAACTTGTCTATAAACGGCGTAGAAGCAGATGTATATAACGAAGATGCAAATGTCTTGTTGCACAAACTCAGGGGGCAATGCGACGTAGTAGACGTAGACCCCTTCGGTTCGCCGGCGCCCTTCCTAAGCGCTGCATTTAGAGCTCTCAAAAATGAGGGCATTGTATGTGCCACTGCGACAGATACCGCAGTTCTCGTGGGCAGATATCCTAGGAAGTGTCTACGGAGGTACGGCTCGGTCATAAGAAAAAGCCCCTTCTACCTAGAGATGGGGCTTCGCAACCTAGTGGGATACGTGGCACGGATCGCCGCTTCTGAAGATTTTGCAATACGCCCACTCTTGTCGTACTGGGAAGGCCACTATTTTAGAACCTGTGTCTACGCCGTAAAAAGCGCAAAGGACGCAGATGACATGTTGCAGAGAGATGTGGGCTATGTGGAATACAGAAGGTATCGGAAAGTCACAAGGCGGCAGAGCGAATATACATCAGGCCCAGTGTGGATCGGCGAGTTAGGAGATCCGTCGATTGCCTTCTTTATGGCGAGGGAAGGCCAGTACAGCGACTTTTTAAAACTCTTGGAAGAGGAATACTCTGTGTCTCTTCCATGGTTTTACAAGTTACCCGAGTTCGCCGTGGACGGGAAGAGCCCGACGCTAGAAGAGGCCATGGCGGCATTAAGGAGGGCCGGAGTATACGCGGCACGTACACATATGGCCAGCGACGGCTTTAAGGCAGAGGCCACGTACGGAGAAGTGGAAAGAGTTTTGAGACGCGTGACTTAG
- a CDS encoding DEAD/DEAH box helicase yields MPRFCVVINGVAVYREWQWDKIVKVKEELKRLGFKWDGSCWSTKTRNLAVLSEVRRLLNLTGEEYLSLLSAFSFDVSGGAVAISGPLPEDLRRHVVASDGDVHVVSLSGFLRSFVMESREISQVESFEEFVDLGVKRLLELLKGAQVWGNLDEAVKNAREIVLASDRLREAFNRRRSWRVAVVGPNYAKLNFLASGLLKRLAELKLKYNVVKKDGELEERDLKLVKVEKGDTYLLKFPVFVRDRVVKILRELGYVAQLAEVEYPKVSYKREFSLFPFQAEAVENWVAHGMRGTVIIPTGGGKTFVALEAMYRAGVSALVLVVTRELALQWVERIRKFLGVQPGMLGGGERNVRDVTVAIYNSAVKYVDELVGRFGLVVFDEAHHVPAETFKEVALNIDSPFRLALSATPEREDENEHLIFEAVGPPVYRASYRSMIESGLVVPVEHYRVYVKMDEEEARAYASLPPDNAILLRNVAAKSKAKIPVVLQIVSREVALGSKVLVFTQFIDQAEELYKRLREAGIQAELITSEEGGREVALRRFSAGKSRVVVTTTVLDEGVDVPDADVAVVVSGTGSRRQMIQRVGRVVRASPGKKVARVYEIVTRGTIEEALSEARHFDDFIEEAVCRRVLEKELAALLKKPTLSNWF; encoded by the coding sequence GTGCCGCGTTTCTGCGTTGTCATAAACGGCGTTGCAGTGTATAGAGAGTGGCAGTGGGACAAAATAGTTAAAGTAAAAGAGGAGCTGAAGCGGCTTGGCTTTAAGTGGGATGGCTCTTGTTGGTCTACTAAGACTCGGAACCTCGCTGTGTTGAGTGAGGTGAGGCGGTTGCTGAATTTAACCGGTGAAGAGTACCTCTCTCTTCTCTCCGCATTCTCATTTGACGTGTCTGGCGGCGCTGTGGCTATTTCTGGCCCTCTTCCGGAGGATCTAAGGCGGCACGTCGTAGCGTCAGACGGCGACGTCCATGTAGTTTCGCTTTCGGGGTTTTTGAGGAGTTTTGTAATGGAGAGCCGGGAGATTTCCCAAGTGGAGAGTTTTGAGGAGTTTGTGGACTTGGGCGTCAAGAGGCTTCTGGAGTTGCTCAAGGGGGCACAAGTGTGGGGGAACTTGGACGAGGCTGTTAAAAACGCGAGGGAAATTGTTCTTGCGTCTGATAGGCTTAGAGAGGCGTTTAACAGGCGGAGGAGTTGGCGAGTTGCCGTGGTGGGGCCTAACTACGCTAAGTTGAATTTCTTGGCCTCTGGCCTCTTGAAGAGGCTGGCAGAGCTTAAGCTGAAATACAACGTGGTTAAGAAAGACGGCGAGTTAGAAGAAAGAGACTTGAAGCTCGTCAAAGTGGAGAAGGGCGACACGTATTTACTTAAGTTCCCTGTCTTCGTGAGAGATAGGGTTGTAAAAATCCTAAGGGAGTTGGGCTACGTAGCCCAACTGGCTGAGGTGGAATACCCAAAGGTGAGCTACAAGAGGGAGTTTTCACTATTCCCGTTTCAGGCCGAAGCTGTGGAAAACTGGGTTGCCCACGGCATGAGGGGCACCGTGATTATACCAACTGGAGGGGGCAAGACATTTGTGGCATTGGAGGCCATGTACAGGGCTGGAGTGTCGGCCCTAGTTCTAGTTGTCACTAGAGAGCTGGCGTTGCAGTGGGTTGAGCGTATTAGAAAGTTCCTCGGCGTACAGCCGGGCATGTTGGGCGGCGGAGAGAGGAACGTAAGAGATGTCACTGTGGCGATCTACAACTCGGCTGTAAAGTACGTGGACGAGTTAGTGGGCCGCTTTGGCCTAGTCGTATTCGATGAGGCGCATCACGTGCCCGCAGAGACGTTTAAAGAGGTTGCGCTTAACATAGATTCTCCGTTTAGACTCGCCCTCTCCGCGACACCAGAGAGGGAGGATGAAAACGAGCACTTGATATTTGAGGCGGTTGGGCCGCCTGTTTATAGGGCGTCGTATCGATCTATGATTGAGTCTGGGCTAGTGGTTCCAGTAGAACACTACCGCGTTTATGTGAAAATGGACGAAGAAGAGGCGCGCGCCTACGCCTCGTTACCTCCTGACAATGCAATTTTGTTGCGCAACGTCGCCGCCAAAAGCAAGGCGAAGATCCCAGTCGTCCTACAGATTGTGTCTAGGGAAGTTGCACTTGGCTCAAAGGTCTTAGTCTTTACGCAGTTCATTGACCAAGCCGAGGAGTTGTACAAGAGGCTCAGAGAGGCGGGTATACAGGCCGAGTTAATTACCTCGGAAGAGGGGGGGCGCGAAGTTGCCTTAAGAAGGTTTAGCGCTGGGAAGAGTCGGGTGGTTGTAACAACCACAGTCCTAGACGAGGGGGTGGATGTGCCAGACGCAGATGTGGCAGTCGTGGTCAGCGGCACTGGATCTAGGCGTCAGATGATCCAGCGGGTGGGCAGAGTGGTTAGGGCGTCGCCGGGGAAGAAGGTGGCGAGGGTCTACGAAATAGTCACGCGGGGAACGATAGAGGAGGCGTTGTCTGAGGCTAGACACTTCGACGACTTTATAGAGGAGGCAGTGTGTAGGAGAGTTCTTGAGAAGGAGTTGGCCGCGCTGTTAAAGAAGCCGACGCTGTCTAACTGGTTTTAA
- a CDS encoding phospholipid carrier-dependent glycosyltransferase — protein MKYAVALLVVLAVYAYLAYSVASLGGVDGLPDGPGYISDEVWYVTSARNILHDFFKTPASSPYYTTTWPCVSNATVVKTYKEIDAVTVVGNVTCYVRRGFPYPDKEGILTYYNLEHPPLAKYVIALMEVVRDEPIFWRAPSVALGAGTLLLVYLTARRLTGRLWALVTTTLMLFDSTFRAMAGIAMLDIYLAFFTALLTYFYVAGRDLATGAALGLAVSVKYSGAFPIFGLAYLYAKKSLWKFVAVVLMATSVFLLVNMPMAAQLGLQRWLHEVLAAFAWHTTSRPEGPIASTPLDWLIMRNSFALYLNPNIYAGGTPAYLLALIYAIYKRDDVSVLYISTYGGYWIVYALGNRTLYSFYTVHFSPIAHILLAQLLASVAKPWRTVS, from the coding sequence ATGAAATACGCCGTGGCTCTCCTAGTCGTACTGGCCGTATACGCATATCTCGCATACTCCGTGGCCTCCCTAGGCGGCGTAGACGGCTTGCCCGATGGCCCCGGATACATAAGCGACGAGGTGTGGTATGTCACATCGGCGCGCAACATTTTGCACGACTTCTTCAAGACCCCCGCCTCATCGCCGTATTACACAACCACCTGGCCCTGCGTCAGCAACGCCACTGTGGTAAAGACGTACAAGGAAATAGACGCGGTGACAGTTGTGGGAAATGTCACATGTTACGTCAGGCGGGGGTTCCCCTATCCAGATAAAGAGGGCATCTTGACTTACTACAACTTAGAACATCCACCGCTCGCCAAGTACGTGATAGCGCTAATGGAAGTTGTCAGAGACGAGCCCATCTTTTGGAGAGCCCCGTCAGTTGCTCTAGGCGCTGGCACTCTGCTCCTCGTCTATTTAACTGCGCGCAGGCTAACCGGCAGACTGTGGGCCTTGGTGACCACGACATTGATGCTGTTCGATAGCACTTTCAGAGCCATGGCCGGCATCGCCATGCTTGATATATATCTCGCGTTTTTTACAGCACTTTTGACATACTTCTACGTGGCTGGGAGAGATTTGGCGACAGGCGCCGCCTTAGGTCTCGCAGTTTCTGTCAAGTACTCCGGGGCTTTTCCAATATTCGGCCTGGCCTATTTGTACGCTAAAAAGAGCTTGTGGAAATTCGTCGCAGTGGTGCTTATGGCCACCTCTGTTTTCTTACTCGTCAACATGCCAATGGCCGCCCAGTTGGGCCTACAGAGGTGGCTCCATGAAGTCCTCGCCGCGTTTGCATGGCACACGACCTCGCGGCCAGAGGGGCCAATAGCCTCAACTCCCTTGGACTGGCTAATTATGCGCAACAGCTTCGCGCTCTATCTAAACCCCAACATTTATGCAGGCGGAACGCCCGCGTACTTGCTCGCACTAATATACGCTATTTACAAACGCGACGACGTCTCAGTGCTCTACATCTCGACGTATGGGGGCTACTGGATTGTATATGCGCTTGGAAATCGCACGCTCTACTCTTTCTACACTGTCCACTTCTCCCCCATCGCCCACATACTCTTGGCACAGCTTCTAGCCTCTGTTGCTAAACCTTGGAGGACTGTATCTTAG
- the ileS gene encoding isoleucine--tRNA ligase has translation MRHGDFKLGHTYSPHSVEKEVAEFWNSNGIFHKWRQWRGGPRFTFLEGPPTTNGMPHVGHIRGRTYKDVVLRFHRLLGYDVWVQGGWDMQGMPVEWEVEKRLKLRSKKDIEKYGLEKFALACNALVDEYLEQWKEWGTRRLGLWLDLDNAYETRKPNYLEYAWRIVKKAHEMGLLTEDYRVLWFCPRCETSLSDHEVALGYEEREDPSIYVKFRVEGSENEYLVIWTTTPWTLIDNEAVAVHPDYTYAKVEVGGERWWVAEQLVPKLMELWGIKEWKILEVRRGKELQGLRYVHPFHEEVPERGTRPHYVVVADFVTLDQGTGLVHIAPGHGPEDFEVAKKYGLKVTNSVEVNGVYNELAGKFAGKYVHDVDKEVIDELKKKGLLVYAEKIRHEYPHCWRCGTKLILRADRQWFIAVSKIREKMYAELQRVNVVPQKLRDRFDVFVQNARDWNISRSRVWGTPLPVWRCKKDGRILVVGSIEELKRLAKELPPVDDFKLVHRPWIDSVVLKTEDCDEWAREPYVMDVWLDSGVAWIAAVDGERNRELWTQLFPYDFVTEGIDQTRGWFYSLLATSVLYTGKAPYKTILIQGLILDKHGQKMSKSKGNVVWAKDLFEKYGADPVRLYILSKAAPWEDLAFDPDEVKHVISDLNILWNVVKFADTYMSLDGFSKDKYPLEEWLNKALEEDKWLLSELNLLTIKVKEYLRNFEFHKAANLWREFVVETLSHRYIRLLRRRVWLEESTPDKYAAYSVLFHVLKNVLIIGSVFVPFATEYLWQAFVRKYDKEAEESVHLAKYPEEGAVEEELIKVYDELFKVFSVLAEARNKAGIKLRWPIREAYVVGASYVDRYKEALKYLGNVKEVKVGKCPEGYVKAAEEGVEVCIPGKLEPELFYEALSREIVRRIQVMRKEAGLQINDTIRVVVDTASDEVKKAVELFRDYIMRETRAVELSVEHADEGKEWDILGEKVKISVKSAG, from the coding sequence ATGCGCCATGGGGATTTCAAGCTTGGACACACTTACAGCCCCCACAGCGTTGAAAAAGAGGTAGCTGAGTTTTGGAACAGCAACGGCATCTTCCATAAGTGGAGGCAGTGGCGTGGAGGGCCTAGGTTCACGTTTCTAGAGGGGCCCCCTACGACGAATGGCATGCCTCATGTAGGCCACATACGCGGTAGGACGTACAAGGACGTCGTACTGAGGTTTCACAGACTTCTGGGCTACGATGTGTGGGTCCAGGGCGGCTGGGATATGCAGGGCATGCCGGTGGAGTGGGAGGTGGAAAAGAGGCTCAAGTTGCGGAGTAAGAAAGACATTGAGAAGTATGGTCTCGAAAAATTTGCCCTCGCATGTAACGCGCTAGTCGACGAGTACCTAGAGCAGTGGAAAGAGTGGGGCACTAGGAGGCTAGGCCTCTGGCTCGACCTAGATAACGCGTATGAGACGAGAAAGCCCAACTATCTTGAATACGCCTGGCGCATTGTTAAAAAGGCGCATGAGATGGGCCTTCTGACAGAGGACTACAGAGTCCTCTGGTTTTGCCCCAGGTGTGAAACCTCGCTGAGCGACCACGAGGTAGCACTAGGCTACGAGGAGCGAGAAGACCCTTCTATCTATGTAAAATTCAGAGTCGAGGGAAGCGAGAACGAGTACTTAGTTATCTGGACTACTACTCCCTGGACCTTAATAGATAATGAGGCAGTAGCTGTACACCCAGATTATACATATGCCAAGGTAGAGGTAGGCGGCGAGAGGTGGTGGGTCGCTGAACAGCTTGTGCCTAAGCTTATGGAGCTCTGGGGCATAAAGGAGTGGAAAATCTTAGAAGTAAGGAGGGGCAAAGAGCTCCAAGGCCTACGCTACGTGCATCCCTTCCACGAGGAAGTGCCAGAGAGGGGCACAAGGCCTCACTACGTAGTAGTTGCCGACTTCGTCACCTTAGACCAAGGCACAGGCCTTGTCCACATAGCGCCTGGACACGGCCCCGAGGACTTTGAAGTGGCCAAAAAGTATGGACTGAAGGTAACCAACAGCGTTGAAGTAAACGGCGTATATAACGAGCTAGCCGGCAAATTCGCCGGGAAGTACGTCCACGACGTGGATAAAGAGGTGATTGACGAGCTGAAGAAGAAGGGGCTTCTGGTCTATGCTGAGAAAATTAGGCACGAGTATCCTCACTGTTGGCGTTGTGGCACAAAGCTAATACTGAGGGCCGACCGCCAGTGGTTTATCGCAGTTTCAAAAATACGTGAAAAAATGTACGCAGAGCTTCAGAGAGTAAACGTGGTGCCCCAGAAGCTGAGGGATAGATTCGACGTATTTGTACAAAACGCCAGAGACTGGAACATAAGCAGGAGCAGGGTGTGGGGCACTCCTCTCCCAGTGTGGCGATGCAAGAAAGATGGCAGAATTCTAGTGGTTGGATCAATAGAGGAGTTAAAGCGGCTTGCAAAAGAGCTTCCGCCAGTGGACGATTTTAAGCTAGTCCACAGGCCCTGGATAGACTCTGTAGTATTAAAGACCGAGGACTGCGACGAGTGGGCCCGCGAGCCGTATGTCATGGACGTGTGGCTCGACAGCGGCGTGGCGTGGATCGCCGCAGTAGACGGCGAAAGAAACAGGGAGCTGTGGACCCAGCTCTTCCCATACGACTTTGTAACAGAGGGGATAGACCAGACGAGAGGCTGGTTTTACTCCCTCCTGGCCACCTCAGTCTTATACACAGGCAAAGCCCCATATAAGACAATTCTAATACAAGGACTAATACTAGATAAGCATGGGCAAAAAATGTCAAAGAGCAAGGGAAACGTTGTCTGGGCTAAAGACCTCTTTGAAAAATACGGCGCAGATCCAGTGAGACTTTACATACTCTCCAAGGCTGCTCCCTGGGAAGACTTGGCATTTGACCCCGACGAGGTTAAACACGTGATAAGTGACTTAAACATACTGTGGAACGTGGTGAAATTCGCAGACACGTACATGTCCCTAGACGGGTTTTCCAAAGACAAGTACCCATTAGAGGAGTGGCTCAACAAGGCCCTAGAAGAGGACAAGTGGCTTTTATCAGAATTAAACCTTCTCACGATAAAGGTAAAGGAGTATTTGAGGAACTTCGAATTCCACAAGGCCGCTAACCTGTGGAGAGAGTTCGTGGTAGAGACCTTGAGCCACAGATATATAAGACTGCTCAGGAGACGGGTATGGCTTGAGGAGTCTACTCCAGACAAATACGCAGCATACTCCGTCCTCTTCCACGTGCTTAAGAACGTGCTGATAATAGGCTCAGTCTTTGTGCCATTCGCCACAGAATATCTATGGCAAGCCTTTGTGAGAAAGTACGACAAAGAAGCAGAGGAGTCCGTCCACTTGGCCAAGTACCCAGAGGAGGGGGCAGTGGAAGAGGAGCTGATAAAAGTATACGACGAATTGTTTAAGGTCTTCTCAGTGCTTGCCGAGGCTAGGAACAAGGCAGGTATAAAGCTCAGGTGGCCCATCAGAGAGGCGTATGTGGTCGGCGCCAGCTACGTAGATAGGTATAAAGAGGCGTTGAAGTACCTGGGCAATGTAAAAGAGGTAAAAGTGGGCAAGTGTCCCGAGGGTTACGTCAAAGCAGCAGAAGAGGGAGTTGAAGTGTGTATACCTGGGAAGCTGGAGCCTGAGCTGTTCTACGAGGCGCTGAGTAGAGAGATCGTGAGAAGAATCCAAGTAATGCGCAAGGAGGCTGGGCTTCAAATAAATGACACGATACGCGTCGTCGTAGACACGGCCTCGGACGAGGTAAAGAAGGCCGTTGAGCTTTTCCGCGACTACATAATGCGTGAGACTAGGGCCGTTGAGCTGAGCGTAGAGCATGCAGACGAAGGCAAGGAATGGGACATATTAGGGGAGAAAGTTAAGATATCTGTGAAATCAGCTGGGTAG
- a CDS encoding serine/threonine protein kinase — translation MDTVYILASTLGGGLTHAVEVHRQLRELELELLPGGALLHNGVYVVGKGTNSVVFRCKPRVGNLQLACKIRRGDSTRPSLALEGQYLHLANTVGVGPRLYTYSKDVLAYRFINGVDIATWWKSATPEKRRSLVQDLLTQAFLLDEIGLSHNELARLRDHVLVEEDKPIIMDFESASLGKSHNVTQVANGLSHLGLKPPLEALRRYKAAPCKDSFTEVLLGFLSQL, via the coding sequence GTGGACACGGTGTATATACTTGCGTCTACGCTAGGAGGCGGGCTGACACACGCCGTTGAAGTACATAGACAACTAAGGGAGCTAGAGCTAGAGCTCTTGCCCGGCGGCGCCCTACTGCACAACGGTGTCTACGTCGTCGGCAAGGGGACGAACAGCGTAGTATTTCGGTGCAAGCCTAGGGTAGGAAATCTACAACTCGCGTGTAAAATTAGGAGGGGAGACTCCACTAGGCCGTCGCTGGCATTGGAAGGGCAGTACCTACACCTAGCCAATACAGTGGGAGTGGGCCCCAGATTGTATACGTACAGCAAAGACGTCTTGGCCTACCGCTTTATCAACGGCGTGGACATAGCCACGTGGTGGAAGTCGGCGACGCCAGAAAAACGGCGTAGCCTTGTGCAAGACCTTCTTACACAAGCGTTTCTACTCGACGAGATAGGCCTGTCCCACAACGAGTTGGCCAGGCTTAGAGACCACGTACTAGTGGAAGAGGACAAGCCCATAATCATGGACTTCGAGTCCGCGTCTCTGGGCAAGAGCCACAACGTGACTCAAGTGGCCAACGGCTTGTCACACCTCGGCTTAAAGCCTCCGCTTGAAGCACTGAGGCGATATAAGGCAGCCCCCTGTAAAGACAGTTTTACAGAGGTGCTATTAGGATTTCTTAGCCAACTCTAG